In Arachis hypogaea cultivar Tifrunner chromosome 2, arahy.Tifrunner.gnm2.J5K5, whole genome shotgun sequence, a genomic segment contains:
- the LOC112723788 gene encoding probable L-type lectin-domain containing receptor kinase VII.2 translates to YANATIDDHSHSSILTLTNHTSFSIGRAFYPSKIPTKSSFSSNPLPFSTSFIFSIALFKHLLSGHGFVFLFSPFEGANGVSSAQHLGLFNLTNNGNPKNYVFGIEFDVFKNQEFNDINDNHVGLDVNSLTSLTSQDDIWVSGKHDEKFKELKLNNGENYQVWIEYSDSRVNVAMAIAGKRRPNRPLISELVNLSDVFLDEMFVGFCGATEQLIESHKILAWSFSNSNFSIGDGLVTTNLPSFGFVLGISFGIFIFVIGSAAMVFVVLLKRKRSKRMEEEGDIEDWELEYWPHRISYEDIYAATKAFSEQNIIEFGGMLKDVAMGVLYLHESWEVKVLHRDIKASNVLLEKDMNARLGDFRLARMHHHEQIPNTSRVIRTVGYMAPELLRTGRASSSGHGFHLAFS, encoded by the coding sequence TATGCAAACGCCACTATTGATGATCACTCTCACTCTTCAATTCTCACCCTTACCAACCATACCTCTTTTTCTATTGGCCGTGCTTTCTACCCttccaagatcccaacaaaatcttccttttcttccaacCCTTTACCGTTCTCAACCTCCTTCATCTTCTCCATTGCACTATTCAAACACCTTCTCTCTGGCcatggttttgtgttcttgttCTCACCTTTTGAAGGAGCAAATGGGGTTAGCTCAGCTCAGCACCTTGGCCTCTTCAACTTGACCAACAATGGTAaccccaaaaactatgtttttggGATTGAGTTTGATGTGTTCAAGAACCAAGAATTCAATGACATCAATGATAACCATGTGGGTTTGGATGTGAATTCTCTTACTTCTTTGACCTCACAGGATGATATTTGGGTCAGTGGAAAACATGATGAAAAGTTTAAGGAATTGAAGCTTAACAATGGTGAGAACTATCAAGTGTGGATTGAGTATTCAGATTCTAGAGTTAATGTAGCAATGGCTATTGCAGGGAAAAGAAGGCCTAATAGGCCTTTGATTAGTGAACTTGTGAATCTTTCTGATGTCTTTTTGGATGAAATGTTTGTGGGATTTTGTGGGGCAACAGAGCAACTTATTGAGAGTCACAAGATTTTGGCATGGAGCTTTAGCAACTCAAATTTTTCGATCGGCGATGGTTTGGTGACTACGAATTTGCCTTCATTTGGTTTTGTTTTAGGGATCAGTTTTGGAATTTTTATCTTTGTTATTGGTAGTGCAGCCATGGTGTTTGTTGTTTtgctcaaaagaaaaagaagcaaaagaatggAGGAAGAGGGAGATATTGAAGACTGGGAATTAGAGTATTGGCCACACCGTATTAGTTATGAAGACATTTATGCTGCAACTAAAGCATTTTCAGAACAGAATATAATTGAGTTTGGAGGTATGCTGAAGGATGTGGCTATGGGGGTATTGTATTTGCATGAGAGTTGGGAAGTTAAGGTGTTGCATAGGGACATAAAAGCAAGCAATGTATTACTTGAGAAGGATATGAATGCAAGGTTGGGGGATTTTAGACTCGCCCGGATGCATCATCATGAGCAGATACCTAACACCTCTCGAGTGATCAGAACGGTTGGCTACATGGCACCGGAACTACTAAGAACCGGGAGAGCCTCGAGCAGCGGCCATGGCTTCCACCTTGCATTTTCATAA